A part of Tessaracoccus timonensis genomic DNA contains:
- a CDS encoding MFS transporter: MNLFPDAPASHRGGARRNGGTFLLVVLCIPMFLVLLDVLAMNVAMPTVGRTFHVPVARWAQVVDAYTVPLALALLPAGWLVDRIGPRRALLVGITVFTAASLLGGLAGTWLVVLTARWGQGLAAAVMLPAGLAALSQAWPEPGERAKSLGAWSSISAVATALGPAVGGLLVAALSWRAVFWINVPLGLFAAWGTGRQLHAARPAALHAGPPAAAGRGEMAKRALVGSVIAAAMMTSGANGTLQAITVHLQSGLGMGAGPTGLLLLLATAPFVVLGPLSGRAVVRLGRRRVAALGFAVGAVGLATLGRLPGTMGLAPGLLGIGVGLGLMTSAIVGESLSAWPGRPGVASGLNNALRQTGTSLGVALGGWAAGWWSGTPLLVRTGAAAGLWWVGAAVLVLVTFTRSRRSRKNPR, encoded by the coding sequence ATGAACCTCTTTCCTGATGCCCCCGCCTCACACCGGGGTGGTGCCCGCCGCAACGGCGGGACATTCCTGCTCGTAGTGTTGTGCATCCCCATGTTCCTGGTGCTGCTGGATGTGTTGGCCATGAACGTGGCGATGCCCACGGTTGGCCGCACCTTCCATGTGCCTGTGGCGCGCTGGGCCCAGGTCGTGGATGCCTACACCGTGCCCCTCGCCCTCGCGCTGCTGCCCGCCGGGTGGTTGGTCGACCGCATCGGGCCACGTCGCGCCCTGCTGGTCGGCATCACCGTGTTCACCGCCGCGTCGCTGCTCGGAGGGCTGGCCGGGACATGGCTCGTGGTCCTGACGGCCCGCTGGGGTCAGGGGTTGGCTGCTGCCGTGATGCTGCCGGCCGGGTTGGCCGCCCTGAGCCAGGCATGGCCCGAGCCCGGTGAGCGAGCCAAGTCCTTGGGGGCCTGGTCGAGCATCAGCGCCGTGGCGACCGCGCTGGGACCCGCCGTGGGTGGTCTACTCGTCGCCGCGCTGTCATGGCGGGCCGTGTTCTGGATCAATGTGCCCCTCGGCCTCTTCGCCGCGTGGGGGACCGGGCGCCAGCTGCATGCGGCTCGTCCTGCGGCCCTGCACGCCGGCCCGCCCGCCGCCGCTGGTCGAGGCGAGATGGCCAAGCGTGCGCTGGTCGGGTCCGTGATCGCGGCAGCGATGATGACCTCGGGCGCGAACGGCACTCTCCAGGCCATCACGGTCCACTTGCAGTCCGGGCTCGGGATGGGTGCCGGGCCGACTGGACTGCTGCTGTTGCTCGCCACAGCGCCATTCGTCGTGCTCGGCCCCCTCTCGGGGAGGGCTGTCGTCCGCCTCGGCCGACGCCGCGTCGCTGCCCTGGGATTCGCCGTCGGCGCCGTGGGACTCGCGACGCTGGGCCGGCTGCCGGGAACCATGGGTCTCGCCCCAGGGCTGCTGGGCATCGGGGTCGGCCTCGGGTTGATGACCTCCGCCATCGTGGGCGAAAGCCTGTCCGCCTGGCCCGGCCGCCCAGGAGTGGCCAGCGGGCTCAACAACGCCCTCCGACAGACAGGAACCAGCCTCGGCGTGGCCCTCGGAGGCTGGGCAGCCGGATGGTGGAGCGGAACGCCGCTGCTCGTGAGAACCGGAGCCGCAGCAGGACTTTGGTGGGTCGGAGCAGCCGTCCTGGTCTTGGTCACTTTCACCCGCTCCCGCAGGTCGAGGAAGAACCCGCGATGA
- a CDS encoding IS481 family transposase has translation MSHPNAALTPRHRLIVARLVVDQGWPVSEIAARFQVSWPTVKRWADRYRTGQSMQDRSSRPHRSPNKTSQATTRRCIQLRLRLPEGPVQLACRLGIAPSTVHRILVDAHLNRLSHVDRATGEPVRRYEHDHPGAMLHVDVKKLGNIPDGGGWRYVGRQQGDRNRAATPDKPRNKWRDPLMGKAYVHTVIDDHSRVAYAEIHDDEATLTATAVLVRAVEWFNQRGVTVERVLSDNGGAYRSHLWRDTCHELGIKHKRTRPYRPQTNGKIERFHRTLADGWAYARCYTSEAERRGELDGWLHYYNHHRPHTACDNQPPFTRLTNVPGQYT, from the coding sequence ATGAGCCACCCCAACGCTGCCCTCACACCCCGCCACCGACTGATCGTCGCCCGGCTCGTGGTCGACCAGGGCTGGCCGGTCAGCGAAATCGCAGCCCGATTCCAGGTCTCCTGGCCCACCGTGAAGCGCTGGGCCGACCGCTACCGCACCGGCCAGTCCATGCAGGACCGCTCCTCACGGCCCCACCGGTCGCCGAACAAGACCAGCCAAGCCACGACCAGGCGTTGCATCCAGCTCCGCCTGCGCCTGCCCGAAGGACCGGTCCAGCTCGCGTGCCGGCTCGGGATCGCCCCGTCGACGGTCCATCGGATCCTGGTCGACGCGCACCTGAACCGGCTTTCCCATGTCGACCGCGCCACGGGAGAGCCCGTTCGCCGTTACGAGCACGACCATCCCGGGGCGATGCTGCACGTCGATGTGAAGAAGCTCGGCAACATCCCCGACGGCGGGGGCTGGCGCTACGTCGGCCGACAACAAGGCGACCGCAACCGCGCTGCCACCCCGGACAAGCCTCGCAACAAGTGGCGGGACCCGTTGATGGGAAAGGCGTACGTCCACACCGTCATCGATGACCACTCCCGTGTCGCCTACGCCGAGATCCATGACGACGAAGCCACCCTCACCGCCACTGCCGTGCTGGTCCGGGCTGTCGAGTGGTTCAACCAGCGTGGCGTCACCGTCGAGAGGGTGTTGTCCGACAATGGAGGCGCCTACCGCTCACACCTGTGGCGAGACACCTGCCATGAGCTCGGGATCAAGCACAAGCGCACCAGGCCCTATCGGCCGCAGACCAACGGGAAGATCGAACGCTTCCACCGCACCCTGGCCGACGGCTGGGCCTACGCCCGCTGCTACACCTCTGAAGCCGAGCGCCGCGGTGAGCTCGACGGCTGGCTTCACTACTACAACCACCACCGCCCCCACACAGCCTGCGACAACCAGCCACCCTTCACGCGATTGACCAACGTCCCCGGTCAGTACACCTAG
- a CDS encoding cob(I)yrinic acid a,c-diamide adenosyltransferase, producing MVTLSKIYTRTGDGGETRLTDNSVARKTDLRVEAYGQVDEANSAIGLAVAFGLPERIVEMFDVVRSELFDLGADLSNPLSEHPKWEPLRIVQSSIDRLEAFCDELQEGLPVLRSFILPGGTPAGAQLHVARTLVRRAERTAWACVETYGTEPSDEEGKGGVNTLAVTYLNRLSDLLFVMSRVTNGTDHETLWVPGTDREKPQS from the coding sequence ATGGTCACACTCTCGAAGATTTACACTCGTACTGGCGACGGCGGCGAAACCCGCCTCACCGACAACTCCGTCGCTCGTAAAACCGATCTGCGCGTAGAAGCTTACGGGCAGGTGGATGAGGCGAACTCCGCCATCGGGCTCGCAGTGGCATTCGGGCTCCCTGAGCGCATCGTGGAAATGTTCGACGTGGTGCGCAGTGAGTTGTTCGACCTCGGCGCAGACCTCTCCAATCCGCTGAGCGAGCACCCCAAATGGGAGCCACTACGTATCGTCCAAAGCTCAATCGACCGGCTCGAGGCATTTTGCGACGAGCTGCAGGAAGGGCTGCCCGTGTTGCGGTCATTCATCTTGCCGGGTGGTACCCCGGCCGGCGCGCAACTCCACGTCGCCCGGACCTTGGTGCGCCGTGCGGAGCGCACGGCGTGGGCATGCGTCGAGACGTACGGCACCGAGCCCAGCGACGAAGAAGGCAAGGGCGGCGTGAACACGCTCGCCGTCACGTACCTGAATCGGCTCTCCGATCTCCTGTTCGTCATGTCGCGCGTGACGAACGGGACGGACCACGAGACGCTCTGGGTGCCCGGCACAGATAGAGAGAAGCCTCAGTCCTAG
- a CDS encoding peptidylprolyl isomerase — MRKSQVILVSAAIALSLAACADANQSASAPGDGEAVGTAMQCEYPSDQMEPARPVDPPPGTNVPNQGTVNATLQLTAGEINLTLDRDKAPCTVNSFLSLAEQEYFDDTDCHRLVDQGIFILQCGDPTATGMGGPGYSFADETTDDLTYTSGVVAMANRGPDTNGSQFFLVFDDSALPPDYTVFATMDDAGLEVVRGIARAGAGDAGPEKPNAEAHIKSVTLG, encoded by the coding sequence GTGCGTAAATCTCAGGTGATCTTGGTGTCCGCGGCCATCGCGCTCTCGTTGGCGGCGTGTGCCGATGCGAACCAGTCTGCGTCCGCACCGGGCGACGGGGAAGCCGTCGGCACGGCGATGCAGTGCGAGTACCCCTCTGATCAGATGGAACCGGCTCGCCCTGTAGATCCGCCGCCTGGCACGAACGTGCCGAATCAAGGCACCGTGAATGCGACGCTTCAGCTCACCGCCGGCGAGATCAATCTCACGCTCGACCGCGACAAGGCCCCCTGCACCGTCAACAGCTTCCTCTCGCTCGCGGAACAGGAATACTTCGACGACACCGACTGCCACCGGCTCGTAGACCAGGGTATCTTCATCTTGCAATGCGGAGACCCAACCGCCACCGGCATGGGTGGGCCCGGCTATTCCTTCGCAGATGAGACCACCGACGACCTCACCTATACCTCGGGCGTGGTTGCCATGGCGAACCGTGGCCCAGACACCAACGGCTCACAGTTCTTCCTCGTCTTCGACGACTCTGCACTGCCCCCCGACTACACCGTCTTCGCGACGATGGATGATGCTGGGCTCGAAGTGGTGCGAGGCATCGCCAGGGCAGGCGCGGGCGATGCAGGCCCCGAGAAACCCAACGCCGAAGCGCACATCAAGAGCGTGACGTTGGGCTGA
- a CDS encoding alpha/beta fold hydrolase, which translates to MTLYSRTVGDGPVDVIFMHGLFGQGKNWFTVARSLETIATSHLLDMPNHGHSPWTVEFDYDEMADIVGDWILDTFDHPVVVVGHSMGGKIAMRFALQRPDAVAGLVVVDISPARNDSALNYTSLVAGLKSLPLDDVVSRGWADRVLDERIPNDDIRRFLLQNLQHKDGAWSWLPNLDLLGDNLHAVAGWQPAAGSSYEGPTLWVAGGRSDYIKESHHAVMRELFPAVRMVTVKQAGHWVHADDPDTFVQTLRLFLSELSD; encoded by the coding sequence ATGACCCTCTATTCAAGAACTGTCGGCGACGGGCCCGTCGACGTCATCTTCATGCATGGCCTGTTCGGTCAGGGAAAGAATTGGTTCACCGTCGCCCGATCACTCGAGACGATCGCCACCTCGCACCTACTGGACATGCCCAACCACGGCCATAGCCCCTGGACGGTCGAGTTCGATTACGACGAGATGGCGGACATCGTCGGCGACTGGATTCTCGATACGTTTGACCACCCGGTGGTCGTGGTGGGACATTCCATGGGCGGAAAGATCGCGATGCGCTTCGCGCTGCAGCGTCCCGACGCAGTCGCCGGGCTGGTCGTCGTCGACATCTCCCCTGCCCGCAATGATTCGGCGCTGAACTATACGTCGCTGGTGGCGGGCTTGAAGAGCCTCCCGTTGGACGATGTTGTAAGCCGCGGCTGGGCTGATCGGGTGCTGGACGAGCGTATTCCCAACGACGATATCCGGCGTTTCCTGCTGCAGAATCTGCAGCACAAGGACGGGGCGTGGAGTTGGCTGCCCAACTTGGACTTGTTGGGCGACAATCTCCATGCGGTTGCCGGGTGGCAGCCAGCGGCTGGGTCGAGCTACGAAGGTCCGACGTTGTGGGTGGCCGGTGGGCGCTCCGATTACATCAAGGAATCCCACCACGCCGTGATGCGCGAGCTGTTCCCTGCTGTGCGGATGGTGACCGTGAAACAGGCTGGCCACTGGGTGCATGCCGACGACCCAGACACGTTCGTGCAGACGCTCCGCCTCTTCCTGAGCGAACTGTCCGACTAG
- the nucS gene encoding endonuclease NucS codes for MRLVIAQCQVDYVGRLTAHLPMAKRLLLVKADGSVSVHADDRAYKPLNWMSPPCTLTVQEPEPTTVEELGVTEEWVVRAAQGDTLHIKIGEVFLDTAHELGIDPGLVKDGVEAHLQALLAEHPSTFGEGWSLVQREFMTPIGPVDLLLKDAEHRYVAVEVKRRGEIDGVEQLTRYLELMNRDPQIAPVRGIFAAQQIKPQARTLAHDRGIETLLVDYDALRGMDNADERLF; via the coding sequence GTGAGATTGGTGATTGCGCAGTGTCAGGTCGACTACGTCGGACGTCTCACCGCCCACCTTCCCATGGCCAAGCGGCTCCTGCTTGTGAAAGCTGATGGCTCGGTGTCCGTCCACGCCGACGACCGCGCCTATAAGCCACTCAACTGGATGAGCCCGCCGTGCACGCTCACGGTGCAGGAGCCGGAGCCGACGACGGTTGAGGAACTCGGCGTCACCGAGGAATGGGTTGTCCGCGCCGCGCAAGGCGACACCCTGCACATCAAAATCGGTGAGGTATTCCTCGACACGGCCCACGAACTCGGCATCGACCCTGGGCTCGTTAAGGATGGCGTCGAGGCACACCTTCAAGCGCTGTTGGCCGAACACCCGTCGACATTTGGGGAGGGCTGGAGCCTGGTCCAACGCGAGTTCATGACGCCAATCGGCCCGGTTGATTTGCTGCTGAAAGATGCGGAGCACCGCTACGTCGCCGTTGAGGTGAAGCGCCGCGGTGAGATCGACGGTGTGGAGCAGCTCACTCGTTACCTCGAGCTGATGAACCGAGACCCGCAGATCGCACCGGTGCGCGGCATTTTTGCGGCTCAGCAGATCAAGCCCCAGGCCCGAACGCTCGCCCATGACCGTGGCATCGAGACACTTTTGGTGGACTACGACGCGCTCCGGGGGATGGACAACGCAGACGAGCGGTTGTTCTGA
- a CDS encoding AI-2E family transporter, with protein sequence MNEETKPQRKSVLKKVRSALAPAPVEEEPELPELSDEQPHDSPQPGPFAKGFFGALGVLVAIALSQAVVTVQNIVVLTVLAFVLALGASPLITFLQRRMHKVVAMALVTITVLGIVALGFVTVVPLLTQQVTLLVRNLPRMLNDLLANRQIRNLNEQYGIIDKAQAALQTNNIGHQVFNGVLGAGAVVVNFVFSLIITLVLTLYFIGSLDKIKQLVYSLAPASKRASAKRIANQIFAGVSGYIQGMIIIVLLATSSAFVFLYFAGMREYAVALAFMHGLLCFIPVIGPPTGAVIITLVAFTVNPMTAIAAIIFFVVYQQVDAYVIYPRVMNHTVKVPGVLVILSALVGGILLGIIGALLAIPTAAALILIFKEVVKPALDRR encoded by the coding sequence ATGAACGAGGAAACGAAGCCTCAGCGGAAGTCGGTGCTCAAGAAGGTGCGCTCAGCCCTCGCACCCGCACCCGTCGAGGAAGAACCTGAGCTGCCGGAGCTCTCCGACGAGCAGCCGCACGACTCCCCTCAACCGGGTCCCTTCGCGAAGGGGTTCTTCGGAGCACTCGGTGTGCTCGTTGCCATCGCGCTCAGCCAAGCGGTAGTCACGGTGCAGAACATCGTCGTACTCACCGTCTTGGCCTTCGTGCTGGCCCTCGGCGCAAGCCCGTTGATCACCTTCCTGCAGCGCAGGATGCACAAAGTGGTGGCGATGGCCCTAGTGACGATCACCGTGTTGGGTATCGTCGCACTCGGCTTCGTCACGGTGGTGCCGCTGCTCACACAGCAGGTGACGCTCCTGGTGCGCAACCTTCCGCGCATGCTGAACGATCTGCTCGCCAACCGACAGATCAGAAATCTCAACGAGCAGTACGGCATCATCGACAAGGCCCAAGCGGCGCTACAAACCAACAACATCGGCCATCAAGTCTTTAACGGCGTGCTTGGCGCTGGTGCGGTCGTGGTGAACTTCGTGTTCTCCCTCATCATCACGCTGGTGCTCACCCTGTATTTCATCGGCTCGCTGGATAAAATCAAGCAGCTCGTGTACAGCCTGGCGCCGGCTAGCAAGCGTGCGTCGGCCAAGCGCATCGCCAATCAGATCTTTGCCGGCGTATCGGGCTATATCCAGGGCATGATCATCATCGTGCTGCTCGCCACGAGCTCAGCCTTCGTGTTTCTCTACTTCGCGGGCATGCGTGAGTACGCCGTCGCGTTGGCGTTTATGCATGGGCTCCTGTGCTTCATCCCGGTGATTGGCCCGCCCACCGGCGCAGTCATCATTACGCTCGTGGCGTTCACGGTGAATCCGATGACGGCCATCGCCGCCATCATCTTCTTCGTGGTGTATCAGCAGGTAGATGCCTACGTCATCTACCCCCGCGTGATGAATCACACAGTCAAGGTGCCGGGGGTACTCGTCATCCTCTCTGCCCTTGTTGGCGGCATTCTCTTGGGTATCATCGGCGCACTGTTGGCGATTCCGACCGCCGCAGCGCTCATTCTCATTTTCAAGGAAGTGGTGAAGCCAGCGCTGGACCGTCGCTAG
- a CDS encoding DivIVA domain-containing protein translates to MVDPSRDMESEETGLNLFDDKATAAGSFPASVLGYERHSVDTYVREVEYQVSDLKQRLRSLQREMAYIRAEVGETDFEKLGAHATGLLRAAEAQAKDIVDRSEREAERIVTEARRSANSLRDSAQQEADDIRLTGVASLRDLRTEQSAACQQALDEARASAAKIVEDAEQQRDTFIAGARSEASSIVEAGRVEAERLRVEGERDASAIRERAYKEAEQSLADASAAADAAANAISERLALNETEAKQTADQVAAARTNASEIRQTALEDAEDIRVTAHREAEAIMTNARNRAKEVLTNLEERVGWHKEKLQREVGVLEARKRSAVAQLANLRALAAEADEEFKSSDAEAALDEIVEAPAEALPEAGPEEPTTEVRLSDTASAEEADAEVTEEADAEVTEETSLTEPDASPADDNEEEAELENAEDEVDSVDGENAADDEPSTKA, encoded by the coding sequence GTGGTGGATCCATCCCGCGACATGGAATCTGAAGAGACCGGCCTCAACCTCTTCGACGACAAAGCGACCGCAGCCGGCAGCTTTCCGGCCTCAGTGCTCGGTTACGAGCGCCATTCGGTGGACACGTACGTACGCGAAGTCGAATACCAAGTCAGCGACTTGAAGCAGCGCCTACGTTCGCTGCAACGGGAGATGGCTTACATCCGGGCCGAAGTTGGCGAGACGGATTTTGAGAAGCTCGGTGCGCACGCGACGGGGCTGTTGCGCGCGGCTGAGGCGCAGGCCAAGGACATCGTCGATCGCTCTGAACGCGAGGCCGAGCGCATTGTCACTGAAGCGCGACGCTCCGCTAATTCGCTGCGTGACTCCGCGCAACAGGAAGCTGACGATATCCGCTTGACGGGTGTCGCGTCGCTGCGTGATCTTCGCACGGAGCAGTCCGCCGCGTGCCAGCAGGCTCTCGACGAAGCACGCGCCAGCGCCGCCAAGATCGTCGAGGACGCCGAACAGCAGCGCGACACCTTCATTGCTGGTGCCCGCTCCGAGGCGAGCAGCATCGTCGAGGCGGGGCGCGTCGAGGCGGAACGTCTCCGCGTGGAGGGCGAACGCGACGCGTCCGCTATCCGCGAGCGCGCATACAAGGAGGCAGAGCAATCGCTGGCCGATGCCAGTGCTGCCGCCGACGCTGCCGCAAACGCCATCTCCGAGCGTCTTGCGCTCAACGAAACCGAAGCAAAGCAGACCGCAGACCAGGTCGCCGCCGCCCGCACGAACGCCTCCGAGATTCGCCAGACCGCGCTCGAGGATGCCGAAGATATTCGTGTGACGGCGCACCGTGAGGCGGAAGCCATCATGACCAACGCTCGCAATAGGGCGAAGGAAGTCCTCACGAACCTCGAAGAGCGCGTGGGGTGGCACAAGGAAAAGCTCCAGCGCGAGGTCGGTGTGCTCGAGGCGCGAAAGCGCAGCGCCGTGGCGCAGCTCGCGAACCTCCGCGCGTTGGCAGCCGAGGCCGACGAAGAGTTCAAGAGCAGCGACGCCGAAGCAGCGCTGGACGAGATCGTCGAGGCCCCAGCTGAGGCGTTGCCGGAAGCTGGTCCGGAGGAACCGACGACTGAAGTCCGGTTGAGTGATACCGCGTCTGCGGAGGAGGCCGATGCCGAAGTCACGGAGGAGGCCGATGCCGAGGTCACGGAGGAAACGAGCCTCACCGAACCAGACGCGTCCCCTGCGGATGACAATGAGGAGGAGGCTGAGTTGGAGAACGCCGAAGACGAGGTGGATTCGGTGGACGGAGAGAACGCAGCCGACGACGAACCCTCGACGAAAGCATGA
- the mce gene encoding methylmalonyl-CoA epimerase, with translation MENQDLFICIDHVGIAVPDLDEAIKYHAEKFGWRELHREVNEEQGVAEAMIGTGTQGEENAKIQLLAPLNEESTIAKFIDKKGPGLQQLAYRVADIDHVMEVLKERGVRLLYPEPKRGTADSRINFVHPKDAGGVLLELVELKK, from the coding sequence ATGGAGAATCAAGATCTGTTCATCTGCATTGATCACGTTGGCATCGCCGTCCCCGACCTGGACGAGGCCATCAAGTACCACGCCGAGAAGTTCGGCTGGCGTGAACTCCACCGTGAAGTGAACGAGGAACAAGGCGTTGCCGAGGCCATGATCGGTACTGGCACGCAGGGCGAAGAGAACGCCAAGATTCAGCTGCTCGCTCCGCTGAACGAGGAATCCACCATCGCGAAGTTCATCGACAAGAAGGGGCCAGGCCTGCAGCAACTCGCCTACCGCGTGGCCGACATCGACCACGTCATGGAGGTACTGAAGGAGCGCGGCGTGCGTCTGCTCTACCCTGAGCCGAAGCGCGGAACCGCGGATTCCCGCATCAACTTCGTGCACCCGAAGGATGCCGGCGGCGTGCTCCTCGAGCTCGTGGAGTTGAAGAAGTAA
- the pgm gene encoding phosphoglucomutase (alpha-D-glucose-1,6-bisphosphate-dependent), with protein MAHERAGQVAQESDLIDVDALLGAYYDLTPDPENPDQQVVFGTSGHRGSSLDTKFNELHIAATTQAIVEYRASQGVGGPLFIGKDTHGLSLPAWKTAIEVLAANGVEVLAEREDEYTPTPAVSRAIIRYNREHDAKADGIVVTPSHNPPRDGGFKYNPPHGGPADTDATSVIAARANELMAAPSDIKRVPYEQAEVHRYDYRTPYCEELALAIDFDAIKAAGLRHGADPMGGASVQYWQFLAEQGLPIEVVNPTVDPTWRFMTLDTDGKIRMDCSSPNAMASLVQQRDKFSVATGNDADSDRHGIVTPDFGLMNPNAYLAVAIHYLFSHRPGWSADAGIGKTLVSSSLIDKVASKLGRKLVEVPVGFKWFVPGLMSGEIGFGGEESAGASFLDKQGKTWTTDKDGILLSLLASEIIAVTGQTPSEHYALLESEFGKSYYARVDAEANREQKARLAELNRDDVTVEELAGEPITAVLSHAPGNDAAIGGIKVTTEHAWFAARPSGTEDKYKIYAESLKDEAHLAEVQAAAKEIVDGALA; from the coding sequence ATGGCACATGAACGCGCGGGCCAGGTGGCCCAGGAATCCGACCTCATCGACGTCGATGCGCTATTGGGCGCATACTACGACCTCACCCCAGATCCCGAGAACCCCGATCAGCAGGTGGTGTTCGGCACCTCAGGCCACCGCGGATCCAGCCTGGATACGAAGTTCAACGAACTGCATATTGCGGCGACGACGCAGGCCATCGTCGAGTATCGCGCGTCGCAGGGTGTAGGCGGTCCGTTGTTCATCGGTAAAGACACCCACGGGCTTTCGCTGCCCGCGTGGAAGACCGCTATCGAAGTGCTCGCCGCCAACGGCGTCGAGGTGCTCGCCGAGCGCGAGGACGAGTACACGCCCACGCCAGCGGTGTCCCGAGCCATCATTCGCTACAACCGTGAGCACGACGCGAAGGCCGACGGCATCGTCGTGACTCCCTCCCACAATCCGCCTCGCGACGGCGGCTTCAAATACAACCCTCCGCACGGCGGCCCCGCTGACACTGACGCCACGTCGGTCATCGCCGCGAGAGCCAACGAGCTCATGGCAGCGCCCTCGGACATCAAGCGCGTGCCTTACGAGCAGGCGGAGGTGCATCGCTACGACTACCGCACGCCGTACTGCGAGGAGTTGGCGCTGGCGATCGATTTCGACGCGATCAAGGCCGCAGGCCTGCGCCACGGGGCTGACCCGATGGGCGGCGCGTCGGTGCAGTACTGGCAGTTCCTGGCTGAGCAGGGCTTGCCCATCGAGGTAGTGAATCCGACGGTCGACCCGACGTGGCGCTTCATGACACTCGACACCGACGGCAAGATCCGCATGGACTGCTCTTCCCCCAATGCCATGGCCTCCCTTGTGCAGCAGCGCGACAAGTTCTCCGTCGCCACTGGCAACGACGCCGACTCCGACCGTCACGGCATCGTCACCCCCGATTTCGGGCTCATGAACCCCAACGCGTATCTCGCGGTTGCCATCCACTACCTGTTCTCGCACCGTCCTGGCTGGAGCGCCGACGCTGGTATCGGCAAGACCTTGGTCAGCTCGTCGCTCATCGACAAGGTGGCGAGCAAGCTCGGGCGCAAGCTCGTCGAGGTACCCGTCGGGTTCAAGTGGTTCGTGCCCGGGCTCATGTCGGGAGAGATCGGCTTCGGTGGCGAAGAGTCAGCTGGTGCGTCGTTCCTCGACAAGCAGGGCAAGACATGGACCACGGATAAGGACGGCATCCTGTTGAGCCTGCTGGCGTCTGAGATCATCGCGGTCACCGGGCAGACACCGAGCGAGCACTACGCGCTGCTGGAGAGCGAGTTCGGCAAGTCGTACTACGCGCGCGTCGACGCAGAAGCGAACCGCGAGCAGAAGGCGCGCCTCGCGGAGTTGAACCGTGACGACGTCACCGTCGAAGAACTCGCCGGCGAACCCATCACGGCAGTGCTCTCGCACGCGCCTGGCAACGACGCTGCGATCGGCGGCATCAAGGTCACCACCGAGCATGCCTGGTTCGCCGCACGCCCGTCGGGCACGGAAGACAAATACAAGATCTACGCGGAATCACTGAAGGATGAGGCTCATCTCGCCGAGGTGCAAGCAGCGGCCAAGGAGATCGTCGACGGCGCCCTGGCCTAG
- a CDS encoding tetratricopeptide repeat protein has translation MTSEQFNRPGAVDLSHLSQSAGAAAGGNYVMALTEAEFEQVAAKSMQHPVVLEFYSPRDPNGEAVSKAFADAVNAEAGRFLLGRVNVDEQPRIAQALGVQAVPTVVALIAGQMAPLFQGTKSAEEIKAVLGQVAQAAVANGMTGRAEPVGGEATSSADDAQPANPKFAAADAALEAGDYAKAVEEFDKLLQDTPNDVEVIAGRAQASLLERSTHFDPAQVVANAGDDDDLQAQLEAADLEVIQGANEQALERLLDFAATASPEDKEAVRVRVLELFEVIGRTDPVVLKARRRLATVLF, from the coding sequence ATGACTTCCGAGCAATTCAACCGTCCAGGTGCCGTCGATCTGTCCCATTTGTCGCAATCGGCTGGTGCAGCCGCTGGCGGAAACTACGTCATGGCACTCACCGAGGCCGAGTTCGAGCAGGTGGCCGCTAAATCCATGCAGCACCCCGTCGTGCTCGAGTTCTACTCGCCTCGTGACCCGAACGGGGAGGCGGTGTCCAAGGCGTTCGCAGACGCGGTCAATGCGGAGGCTGGTCGCTTCCTGCTCGGACGCGTCAACGTTGACGAGCAGCCGCGCATCGCGCAGGCGCTCGGTGTGCAGGCAGTGCCGACGGTGGTGGCCCTCATCGCGGGGCAGATGGCGCCGTTATTCCAGGGCACGAAGAGCGCGGAAGAGATCAAGGCCGTGCTGGGGCAGGTAGCGCAGGCAGCCGTCGCCAACGGCATGACCGGCCGCGCGGAACCCGTCGGGGGAGAGGCTACATCCAGCGCCGACGACGCACAGCCCGCGAACCCCAAGTTTGCGGCCGCCGACGCGGCGCTCGAGGCCGGTGACTACGCCAAGGCCGTCGAGGAGTTCGACAAGCTGCTGCAAGACACGCCCAACGATGTGGAAGTGATCGCCGGGCGTGCTCAGGCGAGCCTGCTCGAACGCTCGACGCACTTCGACCCCGCCCAGGTGGTGGCCAACGCCGGAGACGACGATGATCTGCAAGCACAGCTGGAGGCAGCAGATCTCGAGGTGATCCAGGGTGCAAACGAGCAGGCACTCGAACGACTGCTCGACTTCGCGGCGACGGCGTCGCCCGAGGATAAAGAGGCAGTGCGCGTGCGCGTGCTGGAGCTGTTCGAAGTGATCGGCCGAACGGACCCCGTCGTGCTGAAGGCCAGGCGACGCCTCGCGACCGTGCTGTTCTGA